The following are encoded in a window of Macadamia integrifolia cultivar HAES 741 unplaced genomic scaffold, SCU_Mint_v3 scaffold_68A, whole genome shotgun sequence genomic DNA:
- the LOC122071725 gene encoding polygalacturonase non-catalytic subunit AroGP2-like has product MPHLILLLGLMIPAYFSSYQAENSFSQYWEEHIGLPQPPYWFAAKASPLSLHQMVVFMKLMEENQLASHLHLFCKQANVACSTNVLVKKTNDDTTLPPIAQWNGLKLKYEGLPNETTLSVASQGGLPYFRESMVKEGRSITIPDLRDPLSYKSFLPRPLTSKIPFSFARIKELNKLFGVVDESSMDEYIRDTLEICEKSPIQGEQCTCATSVEDLIDFVAEKIGHHVRIWSTESIEGSYEKVTIGAVKLIHGNLSEPPVLCHSQPFIFQVYYCHIFQKVKIYAVDIHARKKVNHAIMACHYDTSTWNPSHIAFKMLGFGPRLIEVCHWINENGMVWTKTLS; this is encoded by the exons ATGCCACATCTCATTTTGTTGCTTGGACTTATGATACCAGCATACTTTAGT AGTTATCAAGCTGAAAATTCTTTCTCACAGTACTGGGAAGAGCATATCGGTCTTCCACAACCTCCATATTGGTTTGCTGCAAAAGCTTCTCCATTAAGCCTCCATCAAATGGTAGTATTTATGAAACTTATGGAGGAAAATCAATTAGCTTCCCACCTACACTTGTTTTGTAAGCAGGCTAATGTAGCTTGTTCTACAAATGTACTAGTGAAAAAGACAAACGACGACACAACCCTACCACCAATAGCCCAATGGAATGGTTTAAAACTGAAATATGAAGGCCTTCCAAATGAAACAACATTGTCAGTAGCCAGCCAAGGAGGATTGCCATATTTTCGAGAATCAATGGTGAAAGAGGGACGTTCAATAACTATCCCTGATCTAAGAGATCCATTGTCATATAAATCATTCTTGCCACGACCTTTGAcatcaaaaatcccattttctttTGCCCGGATCAAGGAGTTGAACAAGCTTTTTGGTGTGGTGGATGAATCAAGCATGGATGAATATATTCGAGACACCCTTGAGATATGTGAGAAGAGCCCTATACAAGGAGAGCAATGCACTTGTGCAACTTCTGTTGAGGATCTCATCGATTTTGTTGCCGAGAAAATAGGGCACCATGTACGTATATGGAGTACTGAGAGCATAGAAGGATCTTATGAGAAAGTCACAATtggagctgtgaaactcatCCATGGTAACCTCTCTGAACCACCAGTCTTATGTCATAGTCAGCCATTCATATTTCAAGTCTATTATTGCCATATTTTTCAGAAAGTGAAAATATATGCAGTTGACATACATGCTCGGAAGAAAGTGAATCATGCAATCATGGCATGCCACTATGACACATCAACTTGGAATCCAAGCCATATTGCTTTTAAGATGTTGGGTTTTGGCCCAAGACTAATTGAAGTCTGCCATTGGATAAATGAAAATGGAATGGTTTGGACAAAGACTTTAAGTTGA